The Phoenix dactylifera cultivar Barhee BC4 chromosome 17, palm_55x_up_171113_PBpolish2nd_filt_p, whole genome shotgun sequence genome contains a region encoding:
- the LOC103717718 gene encoding probable phospholipase A2 homolog 1: MAAATDPVRRRRGGLERRMLGDPGRSRVSPALAFVLLVVLSSSFVRGGAAANPEVRCSRSCVAQNCNSIGIRYGKFCGVGWTGCPGEKPCDELDGCCKAHDECVEQKGLMSVKCHEKFKNCIRKVKKSGKDGFSEECPYETAIPTMIQGMDMAILFSHFWRNDLYPGQPLLLPKILPTADLPFVKMALVTQYPSDVQAILLVRRSFAFATPIVKSHT, translated from the exons ATGGCTGCGGCGACGGATCCCGTTCGTCGTCGTCGCGGAGGATTGGAGCGGAGAATGCTGGGCGATCCCGGACGGTCGCGCGTCTCGCCGGCCCTTGCCTTCGTCCTCCTCGTcgtcctttcttcctccttcgtgCGCGGCGGCGCCGCTGCCAATCCCGAG GTGAGATGCAGCAGATCATGCGTCGCGCAGAATTGCAATT CTATAGGCATTCGATATGGGAAGTTTTGTGGAGTGGGATGGACAGGGTGCCCTGGAGAGAAGCCCTGCGATGAACTTGACGGATGTTGCAAGGCTCACGATGAATGTGTCGAGCAAAAAG GTTTGATGAGTGTGAAATGTCATGAGAAGTTCAAAAACTGCATCAGGAAGGTGAAGAAGTCCGGGAAGGATGGATTCTCTGAGGAGTGTCCTTATGAAACAGCAATACCTACTATGATACAGGGCATGGATATGGCCATCTTATTTAGCCA TTTTTGGAGAAATGATCTGTATCCTGGCCAACCATTGCTGCTGCCAAAGATTCTACCAACCGCAGATCTGCCCTTCGTCAAGATGGCGTTGGTAACTCAATATCCCTCTGATGTTCAAGCCATTTTACTTGTTAGAAGATCATTTGCTTTTGCAACTCCGATTGTAAAATCCCACACATGA
- the LOC103717710 gene encoding putative disease resistance protein RGA1: protein MAMILDAFVGRSIDKLLEFMAEETSMVLGVKDELKKLQRTMERMRGFLESAERKRHADPNINTWVTELKDIMYDADDIIDLCMIEGRKLLEDDTSRSAVRHPLSLFSCFSCVKFRHEIGSKIRELNDRLKQVEEDRSKLPTLEYTEKDVQVRGVNHRQTFPIEVESDIVGTQIEEAAESLVESLIREDNKKYRILGIVGMGGIGKTTLASHIYNDERIKENFLIRVWACVSQEFSETELLQEIIRAAGGSCGEAKTKAELGALLSSALSKSFLIVLDDVWRTDVWEDLLRSPLKSARASGRIVITTRDTNVARNMRAEIHPVDKMDKDSGWKLLRKKVFGDDDEEEEISSLKEIGVQIVEKCDSLPLAIKVIAGVLRSKDRSTIEWNKVLKSDVWSMSQLDEELPGALFLSYENLPSNLKQCFLYCSLFPEDCIMRRDELIRYWVAEGFVKRTQGDIIMEDIAEDCYRELIGRNLLQPYNDDAWGDLPGNRCKMHDLLRSLALFLTRDESIFLGGEQSSNINPLTRIRRLSIGERVEVPHAIKQQKCLRTLMLPSSPETKMIENELLERLRFLRIIAVNGTQIERLPESIGDLLHLRHLNLDGTNIRYLPESIGCLVNLQILMLSGCSSLHALPKAITKLCNLRCLRLGGGTRLNHVPKGLGKLKHLNHLERFVVGHNDGTGTQDDEGCDLEELQSLTQLRFLSIMNLERAQPVRASVLANTHSLRTLILTSNQLEDAEEAIATRRIEEIYNELSPRSTDLETLRINSFFGTRFPSWMMSPFLDVSFSNLTSIQLNDCKSCPQLPPLGLLPLLKYLRIDGARAIKTIGPEFLGPRASAGAGTAFLKLEVLEFCLMDNWEEWSFGMVEGVGEERKGASKLLPCLKKLFLWYCPKLRALPEGLRHATSLQELDIYVTDNLIEIDNLPSLKSLHIESCPRLEHVKNLDRLQYLDVGHPTETEHLSQWLLELLQNAPAALQNLKKFTLTCSLPLLKTFLKDGPNWPIIQRIPQVRIQEYGESSYIEYTKNPPAFKTDLVESKESAD from the coding sequence ATGGCAATGATCCTTGATGCCTTTGTGGGAAGATCCATTGACAAGCTTTTAGAATTTATGGCGGAAGAGACATCCATGGTGCTGGGCGTGAAGGATGAGCTCAAGAAGCTTCAGAGAACGATGGAGAGGATGAGAGGCTTCCTCGAATCCGcagagcggaagaggcatgcagaTCCGAATATCAATACGTGGGTGACGGAGTTGAAAGATATCATGTATGATGCGGATGATATCATCGACCTCTGTATGATCGAGGGCAGGAAATTGTTGGAAGATGATACGTCTAGATCAGCGGTACGCCATCCCTtatctttattttcttgctttagCTGTGTCAAGTTCCGGCATGAAATTGGTAGCAAAATTAGAGAACTTAATGACAGGCTAAAACAGGTGGAAGAGGATAGATCAAAATTACCTACATTAGAATACACTGAGAAAGATGTTCAAGTGAGAGGAGTAAATCATCGCCAGACTTTTCCTATTGAGGTTGAGTCTGATATTGTAGGGACACAAATTGAAGAGGCTGCGGAGAGTCTTGTGGAGTCGTTAATTAGAGAAGATAATAAAAAATACCGAATTTTGGGGATTGTTGGGATGGGTGGAATAGGCAAGACCACTCTTGCTTCTCACATATACAATGATGAAAGGATAAAAGAGAACTTTCTTATACGAGTATGGGCGTGTGTTTCTCAGGAATTTTCGGAGACTGAATTGTTGCAAGAGATAATTAGGGCTGCAGGTGGAAGTTGTGGGGAAGCTAAAACCAAGGCGGAGCTCGGAGCCCTTCTGAGCTCTGCACTTTCAAAAAGTTTCTTGATTGTGTTAGATGATGTATGGAGGACAGATGTATGGGAGGATTTGCTTAGATCTCCTCTTAAAAGTGCAAGAGCTAGTGGTAGGATAGTGATCACCACTCGAGATACAAACGTGGCTAGAAATATGAGAGCAGAGATCCACCCAGTTGATAAAATGGATAAGGACAGTGGCTGGAAATTGCTCCGCAAGAAAGTTtttggagatgatgatgaggaggaggagatctctagtTTAAAAGAAATCGGGGTTCAAATTGTTGAAAAATGTGACAGTCTTCCTCTTGCAATCAAGGTCATTGCAGGGGTTTTAAGGTCGAAGGATAGAAGCACCATAGAATGGAATAAGGTTCTCAAAAGTGATGTCTGGTCCATGAGCCAACTTGATGAAGAACTCCCAGGAGCTCTATTTTTGAGTTATGAAAATTTACCATCTAATCTTAAACAGTGTTTTCTTTATTGCTCGTTGTTTCCTGAGGATTGTATCATGCGCCGTGATGAGCTTATTCGTTACTGGGTAGCTGAAGGCTTTGTAAAAAGAACACAAGGAGATATAATTATGGAAGATATAGCAGAGGACTGTTATAGAGAGTTAATTGGGAGGAACCTTTTACAGCCATATAATGATGATGCCTGGGGTGACCTACCTGGGAATCGGTGCAAAATGCATGATCTGCTACGTTCCCTTGCTCTCTTTTTGACACGTGACGAGAGCATTTTTCTTGGCGGCGAGCAATCATCTAACATAAACCCCTTGACTAGAATTCGTCGCTTGTCCATAGGAGAGAGAGTAGAAGTCCCTCATGCAATAAAACAGCAAAAGTGCTTGAGGACTCTAATGCTCCCAAGCAGTCCCGAGACAAAGATGATAGAGAATGAACTTCTTGAGAGACTGCGGTTTCTACGAATCATAGCGGTGAATGGCACACAAATTGAGAGGCTTCCAGAGTCTATAGGAGATCTTTTGCACCTGAGGCATTTAAATCTTGATGGGACAAACATCAGATATTTGCCAGAGTCCATCGGATGCCTCGTAAACCTGCAGATATTGATGCTCTCAGGTTGTAGCTCCTTGCATGCTCTCCCTAAGGCCATCACAAAATTGTGCAATCTAAGATGCCTTCGTCTCGGAGGAGGAACTCGATTGAATCATGTACCAAAGGGACTGGGCAAATTAAAACATCTTAACCATCTTGAAAGATTTGTGGTCGGCCATAATGATGGAACAGGCACGCAAGATGACGAGGGGTGCGATCTGGAGGAGCTACAATCTCTGACCCAGCTGAGATTTCTGTCGATAATGAACTTGGAGAGGGCACAACCAGTGAGAGCTTCGGTACTCGCAAACACCCACTCTCTGAGGACACTGATTCTGACTTCCAACCAACTTGAAGATGCGGAAGAAGCAATTGCAACTCGGAGAATTGAGGAGATTTACAATGAGCTCTCTCCTCGATCCACCGACCTAGAAACACTTAGGATCAATTCCTTCTTTGGTACTAGATTTCCCAGCTGGATGATGTCACCTTTCTTGGATGTCTCCTTTTCTAACCTGACATCCATACAactcaatgattgtaaatcaTGTCCGCAGCTTCCTCCACTGGGCCTGCTGCCCCTGCTGAAATACCTTCGCATTGATGGAGCACGTGCAATCAAAACCATCGGACCTGAATTTCTTGGCCCTCGTGCATCAGCAGGAGCAGGGACTGCATTTCTCAAGCTTGAAGTGCTGGAATTTTGCTTGATGGACAACTGGGAAGAATGGTCGTTTggtatggtggagggagttggtgaagaaagaaaaggagcctCCAAGTTGCTGCCTTGTCTCAAGAAGCTGTTTCTTTGGTACTGTCCCAAGCTGAGAGCTCTTCCAGAAGGACTACGGCATGCCACCAGTTTACAGGAATTGGATATCTATGTTACCGACAACCTAATAGAAATCGATAACCTTCCCTCATTAAAGTCTCTACATATAGAAAGTTGTCCGAGGTTGGAGCACGTGAAGAATCTTGATAGGTTGCAATACCTAGACGTAGGACACCCCACGGAGACAGAGCACCTCTCACAGTGGTTACTGGAGCTACTTCAAAATGCGCCAGCTGCTctacaaaatttaaaaaaatttacacTAACATGCAGCTTACCACTCCTTAAGACCTTCCTCAAGGACGGCCCCAACTGGCCCATCATTCAACGGATCCCCCAAGTCAGGATCCAAGAATATGGCGAAAGCTCATATATTGAGTATACCAAGAACCCTCCCGCCTTCAAAACCGACCTGGTGGAATCAAAAGAATCGGCGGATTGA